The proteins below are encoded in one region of Oncorhynchus clarkii lewisi isolate Uvic-CL-2024 unplaced genomic scaffold, UVic_Ocla_1.0 unplaced_contig_5351_pilon_pilon, whole genome shotgun sequence:
- the LOC139403108 gene encoding GTPase IMAP family member 9-like, protein MTEQNKEVRIVLVGKTGAGKSATGNTILGTKAFKSKMSSISVTSTCEKKRGEVGGQHVAVIDTPGLFDTKLTQEEALKEISQCLLFSAPGPHVFLVVIKLGRFTEEEQKTVEMIQTLFGDEASRYTMVLFTHGESLDDDDVVTIEDYLLENPHLQCLIAKCNGEYQVFNNKDKNCSQVTELLEKINKMVKMNGGSHYTTEMFQEAERAIEEEKNRILKENEEKIRREEEKLKMEKIKIKALEKVLKEENERILRKNKEQQLRYEEKLGEMKIEAREEAIKKEKERVLKEYEEQRLREEELTVVSSRMFAVGEEIKTLPEKHEREARDEAEQFSIFKYLDFSGMLAPVLNKSLSYIRSKCNIQ, encoded by the exons ATGACTG AACAAAATAAAGAGGTCCGTATTGTTCTGGTTGGAAAGACTGGAGCTGGGAAGAGCGCAACAGGAAACACCATCCTGGGGACAAAAGCTTTTAAATCAAAAATGTCCTCTATTTCTGTGACATCAACATGTgaaaagaaaagaggagaggtgggagggcaACATGTAGCTGTCATCGACACACCAGGCTTGTTTGACACCAAGTTAACACAGGAGGAGGCACTGAAAGAGATCTCACAGTGCCTGCTTTTCTCTGCTCCTGGTCCCCATGTGTTCCTGGTTGTGATCAAGCTGGGAAGATTCACTGAAGAGGAACAGAAAACTGTGGAGATGATTCAGACATTATTTGGGGATGAAGCATCCAGATACACCATGGTTCTCTTCACACATGGAGAGAGTCTTGATGATGACGACGTTGTAACAATTGAAGATTATTTGCTTGAAAATCCACATCTTCAGTGTTTGATTGCCAAATGTAATGGAGAGTATCAGGTCTTCAACAACAAAGATAAGAATTGCTCCCAGGTCACTGAGCTGCTTGAGAAGATAAACAAGATGGTGAAGATGAATGGAGGAAGCCACTACACCACTGAGATGTTCCAGGAGGCTGAGAGAGCGATTGAAGAGGAGAAGAACAGGATCCTGAAAGAGAATGAAGAGAAGATacgcagagaggaggagaaactgaagatggaaaaaattaaaataaaagctCTGGAGAAAGTTCTTaaagaggagaatgagaggatcCTGAGAAAGAACAAAGAGCAACAACTCAGATATGAGGAGAAACTGGGGGAAATGAAAATAGAAGCTCGGGAGGAAGCAATtaaaaaggagaaagagagggtcctgAAAGAGTACGAAGAGCAGAGACTCCGAGAAGAGGAACTGACAGTGGTATCATCCAGAATGTTTGCTGTGGGGGAAGAAATAAAGACGCTGCCAGAAAAACATGAAAGAGAGGCTAGAGATGAAGCTGAACAATTTTCAATTTTCAAATATTTGGATTTCAGTGGAATGTTGGCCCCCGTCTTGAATAAGTCGCTCAGCTA